AGAGGCACACTCATGGCTTTGAAGACAAAGCCAGAGAATCTAACGTCATTACGTTTAAGCAAACGCGACCAATACCTGAAACAACAACCCGCGATTGCTGCGATTTATGATTTTAAACAACAGTTGCATGAACTATTAACTAAGAAGCATTGTACAGCAAAAGAGTGTAAACGCTTATTACCGCAATTCTTGGAAATGGTTAAAGAGTTAAGGCAAAGCGCTTTTCAATCGCTTAGAACTTTAGGAAATACACTATTTAAATGGAGAGAGGAAGTCGTTAGAATGCTTCGTTTTACTAAGAATAATGGAATAACTGAAGGGTTTCATCGAAAGATGAAATTGATTCAACGCAGGGCTTATGGGTTTAGAAATTTTGAAAATTATAGATTAAGAGTTAGAGTGCTTTGTGGATGAGTAAAGTGCCCCCGGATTTGGGGAAGACCCATAACTTTCTTTCTCTGTATACAACCTTACTCGTCGATGATTTGGGAAAGACCCAAAAAAAAATTTATCTATAATCGTTGCGGGAATTGGTCGGGACGGAAGGATTTGAACCTTCGACCACTAGCACCCCATGCTAGTACGCTACCAGGCTGCGCTACGCCCCGATGGATGCGAATAATAACGTGTCTGGGTGGAAATAACAAGGATTTAAGCATTTAACCTCAATGATTTGCTCTAATCTTGCTAATTCAGTGTTCTCAGGTAAAGCTGATAGCACTGGATTATAGCAGAGATTTAAGATTTTTGAGGTTTCTTAGGAGTTGAACCTAAAAAATGCTGCGTAAATTCGTAATCGTTTGATTGTAAATTATTGCCACTGCATACAGGGCTTGCCCACTTATCGGCGCAGGGTTTATCTCTGGCAATTGACCACATGGACAATCCACCTAATTTTTTACTCTGAGCAAATTGGCGTAACGCGTCGGTATTTATCAATGTAAACTGTTCAGTATTGACATCGTTCACACCAATCATCGGCGTCACGATAATTTTTTGCCATAAAGATTCCGCTTGCTTTTCCGGGTACATAGTTTGCAATTGCCCATGTAATGCACTGGCTGCAGCAATAGCATAGTTTCCCATATCTTCACTATAAGCAGGACCGTAATCCATAGCCATAATGTTAACTTGATAATTAAGCTTGGCTTTTTTTGCTGCTTCCAATATTTCTTTCCCTTGGAAAGTTAATCCTTCAGGCAAGGTAGGTAAAGTAAAACTTAATTGAATTTTTGGATATTTTTGTTGAAATACATTTAGTGCGGTCATTAATTTATTGATGTCAGCAGTTCCATTTTCAATGTCAAAATCTAACGTCTTAGCTTGATAAGTAGTCGCTACTTGTTCCAGAATATCCACTAACTGTTTTTGATCACAGTTAAACGAAATGTCCGTTCCGCTAGCGCCACCAAAAGAAACGGCGACATTAACACCATTTTGCACCAATTTATCTGTTAAACGTTTCCCCCATTGACTGTCGATGCTATAAGTAGCTTGTCCACCCCAGGCAGGCTGACAACTGCCGCTATCAGTAATAAAGGCCAAATGATAGGCCTTTAAACCATTAGCAACTGCGATGGCAACTAAATCCATTGGCTCCATACTTTGAGTCTCAGGTTCCCAATGTGTATTGATGGTGATATCAGCATAAGGACTAAATGGAATTTCTGCAGGTGCTGCATAAGCAACAGCGATAAAAAATGTTCCAAAAATAGACAGCAGAAGTTTACTCATAATGAAAGTGCTCAAAATAAATGAGCACAAATAGTACCATTTACCAATAAACAACACAACAAGAATAATTTATCAACATTAATCATGCTCCGGTTAATTAATCCTTTATCTATTGGTATTAAAATTAAATCATGAGATTCGGGCACTGGTTTCATTTACATCATAAGCAAAAATAAATAATTCTTGCATTTTATGAGGGTTGTAGATTTTTTAATTATCGCAAGGTATTAATCACATTCTTTTTTAACAAGCTTTAAGACTCTTACCGGATGTTTAAGACGATAATCATTAGAATGCAACTGATAGGTATCCTTGTTCCAATCCGCTTCAAGAAGATAAATATGCCAATTCTCCTCATGCGGTAGTATTCCTGTATTCAATTGTTTTTTAAGTAACTGACATGCTTGGGAAATGGTACGAGTCACCTCTCCACCACCATAAGAGCCATCACTTTCCAAAAAAGATTGGGGTATTACAGGAGGCACTTCATTCGCTGGTAAAGGCCCTAGTTTCATCACCGCGGCTCGCTGTTTAAAAGCATCGTCGTAAGCCCCTATTGTATACACGTTTTGACGTTGACTTGCCCACCCGGCAGCAGAGCATAAGCTACTTATTAATAGTAAAGTCCAAAACAACCATTTATTCATAATTAGATATTCACAACATCATAAAGAAGGTAGGCTAATCTGCCGAGGCTAATATATCAAGTATTTACTAATATGCTAAGCGCTTGTTACCTGAGAATGGCAACACTAATATATATCCCCAACGTGTTAGGTTTAAAATACCATGAGGAACCTCATTATCTGTGCTGACCCCAACTTCCTTACCACATTGTCTTCAAGAAAAGATTGCAAGTTGTTTACCTTGCGTCTTCAATTTCAATATTCAGGTGGTTAGTTAATTTCAACCAGAACCCGATAGGTACTTTACCGGGTAGAATCCATTTCTTAAGTAATTATAGAACAATCCGCATATCTACTTCAGACTATACTTTAGATATACGTAGACTAATAAAGGTAGACAAATTATGGAAAATGAACGAATAAGGAAGTCTCTTCAAGAAATTATTGAGTATTTGGAGCATTATGATGAAGAGAAAAACTCACTAAAACAATTCGAAAATCCTAAAAAAATCAGATTTTCTTCAATAAGGGATGTCGTGCGTGAACTGAATGAAATTCTTAATTCATTAAATTAATTATAAACCTCCCTTTTTTTATCAAGGGCTTATCTTGTCCTATTTATTTGATTTCCACCCTCATTATCCATAGCTTGTTTTGCTTCGCTTTCTTCCTTTTCTTGTGTTTGGATTGATTCCTTGGAATCATAATGAGGCATATCACAAACTGGGCATGATGAATGCTTGGATGGGCAAGCATAATAACAAAATTTATTAAACAGACACAGAACAACACCTGCTGCAAATAGAGCGACTATTCCAAGACCATTGCCAGTCGATATCGTCAAACCAGTTGCAATAGCTAATAAAATAACCCCTAGTACTTCAAAGCGCAATGCCCAGAGACATGTACTTATTTTCCAAAATTCCATTTTCCTCATGGTATTACTCCTATACTATTAATGCACCGATGCTAGTGGAAAAAATATCGACTTTGACCGCCGTTGCGACCACATTAAGCCATGCAAACTAGGAGTTTCCTGCTAAATCAAAGCCATCTTTCGTCGCAAATGCCTCAACGGCCGCAATAGCGGTTAAGGCCAAATATCTTTCATTAATTCTAGACTAATATTTTATTTTTCGTGGCATTGCGTTTATTTATGTAAAAAGGGAGATTTTAGAGCAGAGCTTTACTTGTAATAATACGGTTTAAATCATCTAATCGGTCGGGGTTAAGTATTTTACTTAGGCTGGCAGTTTTGTTTTTTAGCACTTCATCTTCTCCTATAAAATACATTAAAATGCAAATCGATATTGGCTTTGGTGATATTATTTATCCTATTCCTGAAAAATCATTTATGCCAACAATCCTGAATCTTCCAGCACCAGATTGTTTACTTATAGTATGGAAACTGCCATTGCAGAAAAATTTGAGGCAATAATTAAACTAGGTAGCCTCAATAGTAGAATGAAAGACTTTATGATTTGGGATGTTATCCAGATAAGGAGATGTCAATGGTAAGGAACTTTCAGAAGCCATACGTCTGACATTTGAATTAACCCATTCCAATCCGGTGCATCGGTTTGCAAATCTTTGACTTGCGCTAACGGGTCACCATTGAAACAAATGCTATACTTGTATTACAAATTTAAATCTGGGGTTTTCTTATGTTGGTAGTTCGCTTGCCCGAAAAACTAAATGAACGTTTGTCAAAGCTTGCCAAACTTACCCATCGTTCAAAAAGTTATTATGTTAAACAGGCACTACAAGATTTTTTAGATGACCAGGAAGAGCATCTCATTGCCCTATCAAGGCTAGAAAAGAAAAATCCACGAATTACTCTTGATGACATGAAAAAAAATCTGGATCTGGAAGATTAAAACTAATGTAACTACTTTTATATAAATACTGAAGCCATGCCAAAATTAGGGAGAAGAGAAATGGGCGTTATTAATGATTTAAAGAAGGAAAAAAATGTGCCGGTCGTCATAGCCGATCACCATGGCTTAATAACCTATGTTAATCCAATTTTTGAGAAGGTATTCGAATGGACATTAACTGAAATTAAAAAAAAACCCATTGCCATTATTATACCACCTCGCTTTCATGATGCCCATAACCTTGGTTTTTCTCGTTTTCTTTCAACAGGCCAGCCTACTCTATTAGCCACACCTCTTCACCTTTCTGCTGTTACAAAAAAAGGGAAAGAGTTTAATGCAATACGTACCATTTTTGCAGAACAAATTGAAGATCAATGGATTTTTGGAGCAACAATCTCTCCTACTGATAAAGGAGATTAAATTATGGGACAAGTGGATGAATTAGTTAACCCATTGAGACATACTTTAAGTAAAATGGAGTTAGCATTAGGCACTATTAATGAAGCCATTATATGGGTTGATGAAATAGGAATAGTTCAATGGTGTAACAAAACATTTGACCATTTGATTAATAAGCGTCATATCGAAATATTAGGTAGTAATATTTCTCAGCTTTTACCATTAAAAAATAAGCATAAGCTCTCTTGGAAAAAACTATTGAAAGCCGCAATAACAGATAATAGTACTAATGAAATCTATACATACCATCGTAATGATAGCGAATTTTTTTTAGAAATGAGGACCAGCCACTTAATACTAGATAACAAGACAACGATTATTATCGTATTAAAAGACGTCACAGCAGAGCAACACTATTTGAGCGAACTACTCAAGAAAGAAAAACTATTACGAAAACAATCAGATCTTTTAGCGAGAGATAAAGAATATGTGGATAATATCATTCGCTCCATGAGTAACATGCTTATTGTAGTTGATAAAAATGGAATGATTACAACGGTGAATCAAGCCACTGCGTCGATGTTAGGATACAAAATGGAAGAATTGTTAGGTAAGAATCTCCATATTCTTTTTTCTGATGAATCTTATCCTGAAGTGTTAAATAAAATTATCTCATCAAAATCCCTTACTAATTTAGAAGCTAATTGCAAGACAAAAAATGGGCATATTAAGCCAGTCTTACTTTCGGGCTCAGTTATGTTTGACACGGATGGCAACCCTTCATCAATAGTAACCATCGCTCAGGATATTAGTGAACGTAAAGATATGGAAAATAGACTACTTTATTTGTCTACCCATGATAGTTTAACTGGCTTACCTAATCGTGCGGTGTTTGAAGAGGCATTAGAGGCGGCAGTTCAACGTGTAAAACGCACTAATCAGAGTATGGCTCTACTTTATATCGATCTGGATTATTTTAAAAATGTAAATGATACCTTCGGACATCGAATAGGTGACCTATTGCTAATAGCCATATCTGAGTCTTTAAGAAACTCTATACGAAAAGATGACCTTGCACTACGTTTAGGTGGCGATGAGTTTGCAATTATTCTTAACGGAGTAAAATCCCCGAAAAATGCCTATAAGATCGTAGAACATTTACTGCATAATATTGCTAAAAAATATACGCTAGAAGGCAATAAGGTATTCATGACTGCTAGCGTTGGCTTAGCTTTTTATCGTACAACAGATGGGCTCTCCACGCAGGAATTGAAAAAAAATGCAGATCTCGCACTGTATCAGGCAAAAGAGCAAGGTCGTAATACTTATCAGGAGTATAATGTAATCTGACGTTATACACTGTGATTTACAAAATGGTATGCACTGTATTTAATAACGACTGCAAATTTCGCTCCTTCGTGTATGGTATGTTCAACACGATGGACATCATCCTTCATCACAATTCAACACGACCATTGGCAATCATGGGACAATCCAATACTACGCCTTATCATGGCATTACAAACAAAATATGGCCTAACCTTTCAAGAAGCCATTTATATAAAACCTGAAATTAACATCCAAGAAGACAGCGTTTGGATAACCAGAACCATCGCGTTCTTGAAAATATTGGGATAGAACCACAAGGGAAATTATTAGCCAGTCGCTTGGACATTCGAGATTGAGTATTACAAAGATCTACTTAGGCTGACAATTTTTGTTTTTTTAAGTCTTCAATACACAATTGCATGGTATAGTGTGGTACGGGATGCCATGAAGCAATAAATTCCCCAATGATTTTAAAACCAGCTTTTTTATAAACATGAACTGCACGCTCATTAGAAATTTCAGGATCAATCAGTACGATTTTAGCATCAGAAAATTGACTTAAGATAAATTCATGTATTATCTGTACCGATAATCCCTTCCCAATATAATCCAATCTGCAAATAAATAAATCCAGTGTTACTGCACCATCTGGATATTCTTCTGATTTCTCTATTTCAGAAGTAATTAAATAAGCGAATGGAACTTCATTATCATATGCTATCCGATGAGTAGCCCAGGGTTCTCCCTCGTTCAAAAACTCATGAATGTCTTTTATTGTATTACTTAAACCATCACTATGAAGCCATTCATTAATATGTGGCTGATTAATCCAGTCAAGAACAAGACCTTCTTGTGTTTTATTTACTGGTTTAAAATGAAATCTGTTCTCATTATTCATGTTCATAATTGATTAAACTCATATAGCTGGGTAAAACATGGGCTTGTACTTCTGTATACCTGAATCTTAAATATTGAATACTTCAAACATGTTTATTTTATCGCATCATAATCCGTATAAATTTCATGCAAAACCTCTTTTACATCAGTACTCTTAATTGGCCAACATAAGGTTTTCCAAAATGCCCATCCTAAAGCTCGTATCCAGGTATCATTATCCAGCTGAACTGCATTTTTAAATACTTTTCGTTCTTCACTGGCAAAAAAATTCCATGCAATCATCAAATCACATGCTGGGTCACCTATAGCAAGTTGGCCAAAATCGATAATGGCATGCAATCTTCCATTACAAATCAAAATATTTCCAACGGCTATGTCTCCGTGCACCCAAACAGGCTTTAAGCGCCATTCAGAAGAGAGTGCCTGTTGCCATAATGATGCTGCAAGTCGTTGTTCATGAGAGTTTTTAATTTTAGGAATTGCAAGTTGCATTTCATGATTATAAGCTTTTAATGAACTACCCCGATAAAAATTATGTGCACCAGCCAAAGGTCCATCTGTAGCATCTAAAGATTGAAATTCTTTTAGGCACTTCCCCAATGCTTCTGCAAAACATTTTATATCATGAATATTCTGTCTTGAAGCAGATTCCCCTTCAATCCATCGATTAATACTCCAATGACATGGATAAGCGGATGAGGGTTTTCCAAGTGCGATAGGTTGCGGGATTTCAAATGAAAGCTGTTTAGAGAGCCACGGCAACCATTGATATTCTTTGTTTATTTGCGGCTCATACTGCTTATCACTAGGCAACCGAATCACCATTTCTTCACCTAGATGATACGTTCGATTATCCCAACCACTTTGAGCAACTGGGCAAATTTGCAGTGATTGCCATTGTGGAAATTGCTCGGTAATCAATTTTCGGACTAAGTTGGTATCAATTTCTACTTTATCCATTAAGGTCTCTTTATTGTATATTTCTATTGGGCTATCTTAACATATGTCTCAAAAGTGTATTAAAAATACTCATCATACCGAGGGAAAAAATGATTCTGATAAAACAGCTAGACAAATTGCATGTAGATGAATTGTCCTCTGATAATTCTGCCATACGCTCTTATAAATCACTTGGTGTTCAAGAAATAGGAAAATCTCGGTTGGCATTAAAATAAATAGTTTCAATTTTGGACTTGAACGATTTTATATATTAAAGTCAAACGAAGTGAGGTTGTTTGAGAAAACGGTGAACCAAAAGAAAAAAGAAATTGAACTCGCTTTAAAATGGGCTCTTGAGTATTTGGTAACTAACAATCACAGCAGTATTATCAACCATAACAAAATTACAGAAACCTCCTATTCCGTGGTATATAAAATTACCACGTCAAAAAATACTTTCTACCTTAAACAAACACCACCAGAATTGTCCACTGAGCCTCAAACATTAATATACCTGCATGA
This region of Legionella clemsonensis genomic DNA includes:
- a CDS encoding aminoglycoside phosphotransferase family protein translates to MDKVEIDTNLVRKLITEQFPQWQSLQICPVAQSGWDNRTYHLGEEMVIRLPSDKQYEPQINKEYQWLPWLSKQLSFEIPQPIALGKPSSAYPCHWSINRWIEGESASRQNIHDIKCFAEALGKCLKEFQSLDATDGPLAGAHNFYRGSSLKAYNHEMQLAIPKIKNSHEQRLAASLWQQALSSEWRLKPVWVHGDIAVGNILICNGRLHAIIDFGQLAIGDPACDLMIAWNFFASEERKVFKNAVQLDNDTWIRALGWAFWKTLCWPIKSTDVKEVLHEIYTDYDAIK
- a CDS encoding DVU_2496 family lipoprotein; the encoded protein is MNKWLFWTLLLISSLCSAAGWASQRQNVYTIGAYDDAFKQRAAVMKLGPLPANEVPPVIPQSFLESDGSYGGGEVTRTISQACQLLKKQLNTGILPHEENWHIYLLEADWNKDTYQLHSNDYRLKHPVRVLKLVKKECD
- a CDS encoding sensor domain-containing protein, translating into MGQVDELVNPLRHTLSKMELALGTINEAIIWVDEIGIVQWCNKTFDHLINKRHIEILGSNISQLLPLKNKHKLSWKKLLKAAITDNSTNEIYTYHRNDSEFFLEMRTSHLILDNKTTIIIVLKDVTAEQHYLSELLKKEKLLRKQSDLLARDKEYVDNIIRSMSNMLIVVDKNGMITTVNQATASMLGYKMEELLGKNLHILFSDESYPEVLNKIISSKSLTNLEANCKTKNGHIKPVLLSGSVMFDTDGNPSSIVTIAQDISERKDMENRLLYLSTHDSLTGLPNRAVFEEALEAAVQRVKRTNQSMALLYIDLDYFKNVNDTFGHRIGDLLLIAISESLRNSIRKDDLALRLGGDEFAIILNGVKSPKNAYKIVEHLLHNIAKKYTLEGNKVFMTASVGLAFYRTTDGLSTQELKKNADLALYQAKEQGRNTYQEYNVI
- a CDS encoding chitinase; translation: MSKLLLSIFGTFFIAVAYAAPAEIPFSPYADITINTHWEPETQSMEPMDLVAIAVANGLKAYHLAFITDSGSCQPAWGGQATYSIDSQWGKRLTDKLVQNGVNVAVSFGGASGTDISFNCDQKQLVDILEQVATTYQAKTLDFDIENGTADINKLMTALNVFQQKYPKIQLSFTLPTLPEGLTFQGKEILEAAKKAKLNYQVNIMAMDYGPAYSEDMGNYAIAAASALHGQLQTMYPEKQAESLWQKIIVTPMIGVNDVNTEQFTLINTDALRQFAQSKKLGGLSMWSIARDKPCADKWASPVCSGNNLQSNDYEFTQHFLGSTPKKPQKS
- the relB gene encoding type II toxin-antitoxin system RelB family antitoxin; the encoded protein is MLVVRLPEKLNERLSKLAKLTHRSKSYYVKQALQDFLDDQEEHLIALSRLEKKNPRITLDDMKKNLDLED
- a CDS encoding GNAT family N-acetyltransferase — its product is MNMNNENRFHFKPVNKTQEGLVLDWINQPHINEWLHSDGLSNTIKDIHEFLNEGEPWATHRIAYDNEVPFAYLITSEIEKSEEYPDGAVTLDLFICRLDYIGKGLSVQIIHEFILSQFSDAKIVLIDPEISNERAVHVYKKAGFKIIGEFIASWHPVPHYTMQLCIEDLKKQKLSA
- a CDS encoding PAS domain-containing protein: MGVINDLKKEKNVPVVIADHHGLITYVNPIFEKVFEWTLTEIKKKPIAIIIPPRFHDAHNLGFSRFLSTGQPTLLATPLHLSAVTKKGKEFNAIRTIFAEQIEDQWIFGATISPTDKGD